In a genomic window of Nitrospinota bacterium:
- the polA gene encoding DNA polymerase I, protein MSKTKSLYLIDGSSYIFRAYFGIRQFLSTSTGFPTNALYGFINMLQKVVKDEKPDYLAVAFDSKEKTFRHKIYADYKANREAPPEDLAKQFPFFEPLVQAYNIHGVKVPGYEADDIIGTLAKMAAAEGFQVVIVSGDKDMMQLISPGIRMLDTMKNKWFGEEDVKEKFGVSPDKVIEVMGLMGDSSDHIPGVKGVGPKTASELISKFGSIHDLYDRIDEVDKAKLKEKLVKDKDMALLSRQLVTINTDMELETKLQDLKCQAPDNTKLKDLFSEFEFSSLLGELGEDPEETPPAIESRYETILAKSDLEKWIKKLKGSKAFALDLETTSLHPVRARIIGISLSCEAGNACYIPLAHSYLGVPEQLGFDLVLKKLKPLLEDKKIGKVGQNIKYDLIVLRNEGINLKGVIFDTMLASYILNPSGRRHNMDDLARDYLGHTTIKYKDVVGTASKEIGFDEVSIERATEYAAEDADITWRLYEKLSPLLKDNDLKLFHDLELPLIEVLADMEIHGVKLDQKHLQKLSQKIHNLMGDREEQIYSLAGEKFNINSPKQLSVILFEKLELPVIKKTKSGYSTDVSVLEQLAEEHDLPEMILMYRQLGKLKSTYIDALQEDIYSKTGRVHTSFNQTVAATGRLSSSNPNLQNIPIRTELGREIRKAFIAEGDNHLLSADYSQVELRVLAHLSEDEALMDAFQMGEDIHTRTACEIFGTTPARLDEEARRMAKAVNFGIVYGLSAFGLSRQLKIFPKEAKKFIDQYFALYRRVKVYMEETIAQAREAGYTETLMNRKRYLPDLNSQNRQVREAAERIAINSPVQGSAADLIKLAMIQLETKIRKKKLKSRMILQVHDELVFECPEEEEKTMKELVKKEMEEVVPLKVPLLVDIGWGKNWNTAH, encoded by the coding sequence ATGAGCAAAACCAAGTCCCTATATCTGATAGACGGGTCTTCTTACATTTTCAGGGCCTATTTCGGTATTCGACAGTTTCTATCTACCTCCACCGGTTTTCCCACCAATGCTTTGTACGGCTTCATCAATATGCTGCAAAAAGTGGTGAAAGATGAAAAACCGGATTATCTGGCTGTTGCTTTCGACAGCAAGGAAAAAACGTTTCGCCACAAGATTTATGCGGACTATAAGGCTAATAGAGAAGCACCTCCTGAAGACCTGGCAAAGCAGTTCCCGTTCTTTGAGCCTCTGGTTCAGGCTTATAACATTCATGGCGTTAAAGTTCCCGGTTACGAGGCAGACGATATTATTGGAACCCTGGCTAAAATGGCTGCGGCGGAAGGATTTCAGGTTGTTATCGTCAGCGGTGATAAAGATATGATGCAGTTAATCAGCCCTGGTATACGCATGCTGGATACCATGAAAAATAAATGGTTTGGTGAGGAAGATGTAAAGGAAAAATTTGGAGTGTCTCCTGACAAGGTGATTGAAGTTATGGGGTTAATGGGCGATTCCAGTGATCATATTCCCGGAGTTAAAGGAGTAGGGCCAAAAACTGCTTCTGAGCTCATCAGCAAATTTGGATCAATCCATGATCTTTATGACAGGATTGATGAGGTGGACAAGGCAAAGCTTAAGGAAAAACTGGTCAAGGATAAGGACATGGCATTGCTCAGCCGTCAACTGGTCACTATTAATACTGATATGGAACTTGAAACAAAACTGCAAGACCTCAAGTGTCAAGCTCCTGATAATACGAAACTGAAAGATCTATTTTCTGAATTTGAGTTTTCTTCTTTACTTGGGGAATTGGGTGAGGATCCTGAAGAGACCCCTCCTGCTATAGAGAGCCGGTATGAAACCATTCTCGCAAAATCCGATTTAGAAAAGTGGATTAAGAAACTGAAGGGATCAAAGGCTTTTGCCTTAGACCTTGAAACCACCAGCTTGCATCCTGTTAGAGCGCGGATCATAGGCATATCATTATCTTGTGAAGCAGGAAACGCCTGTTATATTCCGTTAGCCCACAGCTACCTTGGAGTTCCCGAACAGTTAGGGTTTGACCTGGTTTTGAAGAAACTCAAACCATTACTTGAAGACAAGAAAATTGGAAAAGTTGGCCAGAACATAAAATACGATTTGATTGTGTTACGTAACGAAGGCATCAATCTTAAGGGGGTGATCTTCGACACAATGCTGGCCTCTTATATTTTGAATCCGTCAGGCAGAAGGCACAATATGGACGATTTGGCCCGGGATTATCTTGGGCACACAACGATTAAATATAAAGATGTAGTGGGCACGGCTTCTAAGGAAATAGGGTTTGATGAAGTGTCGATTGAACGTGCCACCGAATATGCAGCGGAAGATGCAGATATTACCTGGAGATTGTATGAAAAACTTTCTCCCCTTTTAAAAGACAATGACCTGAAGTTGTTCCATGATTTAGAATTGCCGCTCATAGAAGTTTTGGCGGATATGGAAATCCATGGTGTGAAACTTGACCAAAAGCACCTGCAAAAACTTTCCCAAAAAATACACAACTTGATGGGAGATCGTGAAGAACAAATTTATTCTCTGGCTGGGGAGAAATTTAATATTAATTCTCCTAAACAGCTTTCGGTAATATTGTTTGAAAAACTCGAACTGCCGGTAATCAAAAAAACCAAAAGTGGATATTCGACCGATGTTTCGGTGCTTGAGCAATTGGCTGAAGAACACGATCTTCCTGAAATGATATTGATGTACAGACAATTGGGAAAATTAAAATCCACTTACATTGATGCTTTACAGGAAGATATCTACAGCAAAACCGGGCGAGTACACACTTCTTTCAATCAGACTGTAGCTGCAACAGGAAGGTTGAGCAGTAGCAACCCGAACCTGCAGAATATTCCGATACGCACTGAACTGGGACGTGAAATAAGAAAAGCCTTTATTGCCGAAGGTGATAATCATCTGCTTTCAGCCGACTACTCCCAGGTGGAGCTCAGGGTTCTTGCCCATCTTTCTGAAGATGAGGCTTTGATGGATGCATTTCAGATGGGAGAAGACATACATACACGTACTGCTTGTGAAATATTCGGGACCACTCCGGCTCGTCTTGATGAGGAAGCGAGAAGAATGGCCAAGGCGGTAAACTTTGGCATCGTTTATGGTTTGAGTGCATTTGGTCTTTCTCGTCAGTTGAAGATCTTTCCCAAAGAAGCAAAAAAATTCATCGACCAATATTTTGCCCTGTATAGAAGAGTCAAGGTCTATATGGAGGAAACCATCGCTCAGGCCAGGGAAGCTGGATATACAGAAACGCTTATGAACCGGAAACGCTATTTACCAGATCTTAATAGCCAGAACAGGCAAGTGCGTGAGGCGGCAGAAAGAATAGCGATTAATTCTCCGGTTCAGGGAAGCGCGGCAGACTTGATCAAGCTGGCAATGATTCAACTGGAAACAAAAATCAGAAAGAAAAAATTAAAATCCAGAATGATCTTGCAAGTGCATGACGAACTGGTTTTTGAATGCCCGGAAGAAGAGGAAAAGACAATGAAGGAACTGGTTAAAAAGGAAATGGAAGAAGTAGTTCCTCTTAAAGTTCCTTTGCTTGTGGATATTGGTTGGGGAAAAAACTGGAACACGGCTCATTAA
- a CDS encoding YraN family protein, whose protein sequence is MTKERLQFGQEGESAALDFLKKKSYRILEKNFRSKLGEIDIIADHKGVIVFIEVKARSNHEYGHPFIALTPTKQKKIIQTAQSFLSQKRIVDKPVRFDVIAMTMDPSNTWKIELLENAFQL, encoded by the coding sequence TTGACAAAAGAGCGATTGCAATTTGGTCAGGAAGGCGAGTCTGCAGCGCTCGATTTTTTGAAAAAAAAGAGTTACCGAATACTTGAAAAGAACTTTCGGTCAAAATTAGGTGAAATCGATATAATTGCGGACCATAAGGGAGTGATCGTTTTTATTGAGGTCAAAGCCCGATCGAATCATGAATATGGTCATCCGTTTATTGCGTTGACCCCGACCAAACAGAAAAAGATTATTCAAACAGCCCAAAGCTTTCTGTCTCAGAAGAGGATCGTAGATAAGCCTGTTCGGTTTGATGTTATAGCCATGACCATGGATCCTTCAAATACCTGGAAAATTGAATTGCTGGAAAATGCTTTTCAATTATGA
- a CDS encoding peptidoglycan DD-metalloendopeptidase family protein, with amino-acid sequence MRRNGCMADPLHEDSTNSKKSKNIYGRRWIWFAGVTLISFFGIGATHHFQKEPVKLAHKPQVKKLDFPAKEVKLPEQPESEIESQQVPEKEVYRLVKGDVTRNQSLSHLMRGQGIPLKTVFELVEQSRPTYNLSRLRVGQPYSIKLTADNRLAAFTYQTDKNHELLIERQGSRFVSRMVEPHYEAQLDILEGVIEENLINAVLDAGGSYKIATDLEEIFAWQVNFFKDLRAGDSFKVLVEKKFLEQEFSGFGKIRAVTLLNRGKSLSAIYFKPEGEHGGYYAADGRPLKKQFLKSPLKYTRITSRFTHRRFHPIYKKHMAHRAVDYAAPTGTPVYAISDGEVINISRSARSGKHIKLKHPNGYVSSYSHLSRYATNLFRGKKVQQGQVIGYVGATGAATGPHLCFHLRKNGRSINPLTFQSPGGPDLEEKSKKAFRLIAQKEMQRLNHPEFLKSQFS; translated from the coding sequence ATGCGGAGAAATGGCTGCATGGCTGATCCACTTCATGAAGATTCTACAAATTCTAAAAAATCTAAAAATATATACGGTCGACGATGGATATGGTTTGCCGGAGTGACTTTAATCAGTTTTTTTGGGATTGGAGCTACGCATCATTTTCAAAAAGAGCCTGTTAAACTCGCTCATAAACCTCAGGTTAAAAAACTTGATTTTCCTGCGAAGGAAGTAAAATTACCAGAACAACCTGAATCCGAAATTGAATCTCAACAGGTACCTGAAAAGGAAGTCTATCGTTTGGTTAAGGGAGATGTGACACGTAATCAAAGCTTGTCGCATTTGATGAGAGGACAAGGCATACCATTAAAAACAGTTTTTGAACTGGTAGAACAATCGCGGCCCACTTATAACCTGAGCCGACTTCGTGTTGGCCAGCCATATTCGATCAAACTGACAGCTGATAACAGGTTGGCGGCCTTCACCTATCAAACAGATAAGAATCATGAATTGCTCATTGAGCGACAAGGCTCCAGATTTGTTTCTCGCATGGTTGAGCCGCATTATGAAGCTCAGCTTGATATCCTGGAGGGTGTCATTGAAGAAAACCTGATCAACGCTGTGTTGGATGCGGGGGGAAGCTATAAGATCGCAACGGATTTAGAAGAGATCTTTGCATGGCAGGTCAATTTTTTTAAAGACCTGCGTGCAGGAGATTCATTTAAGGTTCTTGTGGAAAAAAAGTTTCTTGAACAAGAGTTTTCAGGCTTTGGAAAAATAAGGGCGGTTACCTTACTGAACCGTGGCAAAAGTCTTTCCGCAATCTACTTCAAACCTGAAGGAGAGCATGGTGGCTATTACGCTGCTGATGGGCGACCTTTGAAAAAACAATTTTTAAAGAGTCCGTTAAAATATACGCGGATCACATCCCGATTTACTCACAGGCGGTTTCACCCAATTTATAAAAAACACATGGCCCATCGGGCTGTAGATTATGCAGCTCCAACCGGAACACCTGTTTATGCCATAAGTGATGGTGAAGTGATTAATATATCCAGAAGCGCCCGGTCAGGAAAACACATTAAATTGAAGCACCCTAATGGCTATGTAAGCTCATATTCTCATTTGTCGAGATACGCGACAAACCTGTTTCGGGGAAAGAAAGTTCAGCAAGGTCAGGTGATCGGCTATGTTGGCGCCACTGGTGCCGCAACAGGACCCCACCTTTGTTTTCATCTTCGTAAAAACGGGCGGTCGATCAACCCTCTGACGTTCCAGTCGCCGGGTGGGCCTGATCTGGAAGAAAAAAGTAAGAAGGCTTTCCGATTAATTGCTCAAAAGGAAATGCAGAGGTTAAACCATCCCGAATTTTTGAAATCCCAGTTCAGTTAG
- the alaS gene encoding alanine--tRNA ligase, translating into MTSDEIRKKFLQYFEERGHVVVPSYPLVPQNDPTLMFTNAGMVQFKDVFLGEENKDYNRAVSVQKCVRAGGKHNDLEMVGRTSRHHTFFEMLGNFSFGDYFKKEAILFGWEFLTDVIGLPRDRLYISVFKEDDEAFNLWVDEVKMPRERIYRMGDKDNFWAMGPTGPCGPCSEIFIDQGKDIGCGQASCEVGCDCDRFLEIWNLVFMQYDRDESGKLTPLPNPCIDTGMGLERLAAVVQGRTNNYDTDLMMSIIKEAARITGKEYGKNDETDVSLRVLTDHARASAFLISDGVIPSNEGRGYVLRKIMRRALRHGKLLDQKGPFFNRITSKVVDDFNAAYPELDSNKDFIQKVVINEEESFGNTLHYGTQRLEEILEKVRNEKLTAIPGEEIFKLYDTYGFPTDLVEETAKDNGLKLDMEGYTRAMNEQKTKAMASWKGSGEKEVAPFYKEFLQSSSMTIFEGYANTKGAGRVMAILKNQTSVDSANTGEEIEFLTDKTPFYGESGGQVGDAGQASNENVQLEIVNATKPLPGLIVHKAKVVRGTLQKGDNLVLEVNNHTRGDTALNHSATHLLHAALKEVLGEHIKQAGSLVAPDRLRFDYTHFSPLTDKEKVRIESRVNEKIRNNIQVTTQEMDIDNAIKEGAMALFGEKYGDTVRVVDVPGFSKELCGGTHVKATGDIGLFRITSEGGIASGVRRIEAVTGETAYETIRAEQESLAAVRGLLKAPTNEEVIKLKKLLEKNRQMEKEITSLKEKMVSGKESSGLDEVQKVGDVSLVIKKLEGMDAKTLRTFIDNAKNQLKSGIVVVGSVTDGKVSMAAGVTKDLTQKYHAGNIIKNIAVIVGGSGGGRPDMAQAGGSLVDKLDEALKKAEELIRST; encoded by the coding sequence ATGACTTCTGATGAAATAAGAAAAAAATTCCTGCAGTATTTTGAGGAGAGAGGACATGTTGTTGTGCCCAGCTATCCCCTGGTGCCTCAAAATGACCCGACTCTCATGTTCACCAATGCCGGAATGGTGCAGTTTAAAGACGTGTTTCTGGGAGAAGAGAATAAGGACTATAACCGCGCCGTATCTGTACAAAAGTGTGTTCGGGCCGGGGGAAAACATAATGACCTGGAAATGGTAGGGCGAACATCCCGGCATCATACCTTCTTTGAAATGCTTGGCAATTTTTCATTTGGGGATTATTTCAAAAAAGAAGCTATTCTTTTTGGTTGGGAATTTCTAACTGATGTCATAGGGCTGCCCCGCGACCGTTTATATATTTCCGTCTTCAAAGAAGATGACGAAGCGTTCAACCTTTGGGTCGATGAAGTAAAAATGCCGCGAGAACGCATCTACAGGATGGGTGACAAGGACAATTTCTGGGCTATGGGCCCTACTGGTCCTTGTGGACCCTGTTCAGAAATATTCATTGATCAGGGCAAGGATATTGGTTGTGGTCAGGCTTCCTGTGAGGTCGGTTGCGATTGTGACCGGTTCCTGGAAATCTGGAACCTGGTATTCATGCAATATGACCGCGATGAATCGGGCAAGCTCACCCCTCTTCCAAATCCCTGCATAGACACAGGAATGGGATTAGAAAGGTTGGCCGCAGTTGTCCAGGGCCGAACCAACAACTATGATACAGATCTCATGATGTCAATCATCAAAGAGGCGGCACGAATCACCGGTAAGGAATATGGCAAAAATGATGAAACTGACGTCTCCTTAAGAGTGTTAACAGACCATGCACGTGCCTCGGCATTTCTAATCAGTGATGGGGTTATCCCCTCAAACGAAGGGCGTGGTTATGTATTGCGTAAAATAATGCGGCGGGCCCTTCGTCACGGAAAACTGCTGGATCAAAAAGGCCCGTTTTTTAACCGTATCACCAGTAAAGTCGTTGATGATTTCAACGCAGCCTACCCTGAGCTGGATAGCAACAAAGACTTTATTCAAAAAGTTGTCATCAATGAAGAAGAAAGTTTTGGCAACACTCTTCACTATGGAACACAACGTCTGGAGGAGATTCTTGAAAAGGTGCGTAATGAAAAACTCACCGCCATACCTGGAGAGGAAATTTTCAAACTCTATGACACATATGGTTTCCCCACTGACCTTGTAGAAGAAACAGCAAAAGATAATGGATTGAAGCTCGACATGGAAGGTTATACAAGAGCCATGAATGAGCAGAAAACAAAAGCCATGGCTTCATGGAAAGGGTCAGGAGAAAAAGAAGTTGCCCCCTTTTATAAAGAGTTTCTGCAATCTTCTTCAATGACTATTTTTGAGGGTTACGCAAACACCAAAGGCGCAGGACGGGTTATGGCCATATTAAAAAATCAAACTTCTGTTGATTCAGCCAACACCGGAGAAGAAATAGAGTTTCTTACCGACAAGACCCCATTCTATGGGGAGTCTGGCGGGCAGGTTGGCGATGCTGGCCAGGCCTCTAATGAAAATGTGCAACTGGAGATCGTAAACGCGACCAAGCCTTTACCCGGTTTAATCGTTCATAAAGCAAAAGTTGTGCGTGGCACTCTTCAAAAAGGAGACAACCTGGTTCTGGAAGTTAACAACCATACCCGAGGAGACACTGCACTCAACCATTCAGCAACCCATCTTTTGCACGCGGCTCTCAAGGAAGTCCTGGGTGAGCATATTAAACAGGCCGGCTCACTGGTAGCACCGGACAGGTTGCGTTTTGATTACACACATTTTTCACCCCTGACAGATAAAGAAAAAGTTCGAATCGAATCGCGTGTTAATGAAAAAATCCGCAATAATATTCAGGTGACAACTCAGGAAATGGATATCGACAACGCCATTAAAGAAGGTGCCATGGCCCTGTTCGGTGAAAAATATGGTGACACCGTACGTGTTGTCGATGTGCCCGGTTTTAGTAAAGAATTATGCGGAGGAACTCACGTCAAAGCGACCGGTGATATAGGGTTGTTTCGAATCACCTCGGAGGGAGGAATTGCATCAGGTGTACGCCGTATAGAAGCTGTAACCGGAGAAACCGCTTACGAAACGATTCGGGCCGAGCAGGAATCTCTTGCCGCTGTTCGTGGACTTTTGAAAGCACCCACCAACGAAGAAGTGATCAAACTTAAAAAACTGTTGGAAAAAAACCGGCAAATGGAAAAAGAAATCACCTCGCTCAAAGAAAAAATGGTTAGTGGTAAGGAGTCTTCCGGACTGGATGAAGTGCAAAAAGTGGGAGATGTCTCGCTTGTCATCAAAAAGCTGGAGGGCATGGACGCTAAAACCCTGCGCACATTTATCGATAATGCCAAAAATCAGTTAAAATCGGGAATCGTTGTTGTGGGTTCTGTGACTGATGGAAAGGTTTCCATGGCTGCAGGGGTCACCAAAGACCTGACCCAAAAATACCATGCGGGAAATATCATTAAGAATATAGCCGTGATTGTAGGAGGAAGCGGTGGAGGAAGGCCCGATATGGCTCAAGCAGGAGGCTCACTGGTTGATAAGCTTGATGAAGCTCTTAAGAAAGCAGAAGAGCTGATCCGCAGCACCTGA
- a CDS encoding KpsF/GutQ family sugar-phosphate isomerase, protein MRALKDSKENLDAQTQSILNTARKVMEVESQAIAELGKRIDSQFIEVIHHLNKCKHLIVTGVGKSGLIGKKISATFSSIGLPSIFLHAADAGHGDLGMISDGDMVIAISNSGETEEVVKLLPIFNRIPCTLVAMTGNIRSSLAKRSDFVLDVSVKQEACSKDLVPTASTTATLAMGDALAMAFMELRGVQEEEFALNHPGGSLGRKLLTLVGDLMHSGEDVPRIKEDADVYQVLKEISDKRLGMALVLGNQDQLLGIITDGDIRRLIEKQKDISQARAMDMMASNPKTISKDTLAAKAVRIMQDHSITSLVVTNDDQEIEGVIHLHDVLKAGVV, encoded by the coding sequence ATGCGTGCCCTCAAAGATTCTAAAGAAAATTTGGATGCTCAAACCCAGTCGATCCTTAACACAGCCCGCAAGGTTATGGAGGTTGAGAGTCAGGCTATAGCTGAGTTGGGAAAAAGAATTGATTCTCAGTTCATCGAGGTTATACATCATTTGAACAAATGCAAACACCTTATTGTAACAGGAGTTGGGAAGTCTGGCCTGATCGGGAAAAAAATTTCAGCCACATTTTCCAGCATAGGCCTCCCCTCTATATTTCTGCATGCGGCAGATGCTGGTCACGGTGACCTGGGAATGATTTCTGATGGTGATATGGTGATTGCCATTTCAAACAGTGGCGAAACTGAAGAAGTTGTCAAACTACTCCCGATTTTCAATCGAATTCCTTGCACCCTGGTCGCGATGACGGGCAACATACGTTCCAGCCTGGCGAAAAGAAGCGATTTTGTGCTTGATGTAAGTGTTAAACAAGAAGCCTGCTCTAAAGACCTGGTTCCCACAGCCAGCACAACAGCTACGCTTGCTATGGGAGATGCTCTTGCCATGGCATTCATGGAACTCCGGGGAGTTCAGGAAGAAGAATTCGCTCTCAACCATCCCGGTGGTAGCCTTGGCAGGAAACTTCTCACATTAGTCGGTGACCTCATGCATTCAGGCGAAGATGTTCCCCGGATAAAAGAAGACGCAGATGTTTATCAAGTACTGAAAGAAATCTCTGACAAAAGGTTGGGTATGGCTCTGGTATTGGGAAACCAGGATCAACTTCTTGGTATCATAACCGATGGTGATATCAGGCGTCTGATTGAAAAACAAAAAGATATATCTCAGGCACGTGCAATGGATATGATGGCAAGCAACCCAAAAACCATTTCGAAAGACACATTGGCGGCAAAAGCGGTTAGAATTATGCAAGACCATTCCATCACTTCACTGGTAGTGACCAATGATGACCAGGAAATTGAAGGAGTCATCCATCTGCATGATGTCCTCAAGGCAGGTGTCGTTTAA